In Luteolibacter rhizosphaerae, the following proteins share a genomic window:
- a CDS encoding hydantoinase B/oxoprolinase family protein translates to MQAAWRIRVDTGGTFTDAWALGPDGQERRGKILSDGTLRCTLTARDGDWWITDCGVEAPDDTLRGWRCGEAIVSGSRDGARRLRFDRSTTNLVVGAVIGLSSGDEAPVAVARILTGTPVGESLPPVDFRVATTRGTNALLERKGARLAFFTTKGFHDLLVIRDQRRARLFSLEQPEPEVLASFTAAIPARMSAGGEVVTPLDEASLRQAAGEPLKSGCTVAAVALLHAWKNPAQEQRAGEILREAGFRHVVLSADIAPLIRLLPRAETAVAEAFLTPVMEHFVSRVAGALEDSEPWLMTSAGGLVSASRFRPKDSLLSGPAGGLVGAAELARAAGFPRVLTFDMGGTSTDVARIDGPFQWRQEQEIGPARVFAPALKIETVAAGGGSICKWRNGRLEVGPESAGADPGPACYGRGGPLTLTDVNLLSGFMDAGKAGIPLDLAAAENRLQELLAEMAGAGESASRDGLLAGLRDIAVETMAEAIRGVSVREGCAPEDFALLAFGGAGPQHACAVAEKLGVRSVLIPADAGLLSAWGLERARRQEQRVRQVLRPLDAASCEVIWRELAEEAAEGLTRPVFRWLADLRLVGQDTALVVEAGDVDESAEQLREKFAAEYRLLYGYAPPVGKAVELVSLRVVAEEGQTAQVREDFPSEVTVGPLLLQDRFSTCVIPAGWQMRRGTKGTLLLGRERELPQSSPDALMPAAVRAGLFRSRFEGIVSAMGELLRRTALSTNVKERLDFSCALLDGEGRLVASAPHVPVHLGALGVCVREVLKVLDPGPGDVIVTNHPAFGGSHLPDVTVIAPVFDADGQRVAFVANRAHHAEIGGKAPGSMPANARSLAEEGVVIAPRLLVAAEVPRFDEVEVLLRDAPWPSRRIGDNLADLEAQLASVHHGGEAIARLVSEHGGEVVSAELFGILARSSALMNERLQTSGIDREAASAFDDGTPLRVSVHAGEGKMRIDFSGTGAVHPRNLNATPAIIRSVVLYVLRLWIGEDVPLNEGLLEAVEIIIPPGLLSPDFGDDPNAAPAVVGGNVETSQRLTDLLLEALGLAANGPGTMNNFLFGDDRGGYYETIAGGSGAGPEHKGASGRHVHMTNTAITDPEILEHRFPVRLWKYEIRRSSGGTGGNPGGDGVVREVEFLKPQTVSFLTERRLSGPAGMRGGGDGQAGKQTRIFPEGGEEVLAGAVTYRAEAGERVRIETPGGGAWGSGSL, encoded by the coding sequence ATGCAAGCAGCGTGGCGCATCCGGGTGGATACCGGCGGAACCTTCACCGATGCCTGGGCCCTCGGTCCGGACGGGCAGGAGCGGCGCGGGAAGATCCTGTCCGATGGCACCCTGCGCTGCACGCTGACCGCCCGTGACGGGGACTGGTGGATCACCGACTGCGGGGTGGAGGCACCGGATGATACGCTCCGGGGCTGGCGTTGCGGGGAGGCGATCGTCTCCGGAAGCCGCGACGGTGCGAGACGTCTGAGGTTCGATCGAAGTACGACGAATCTCGTAGTTGGTGCGGTCATCGGACTCTCCAGCGGGGATGAGGCCCCGGTTGCGGTGGCACGAATTCTTACTGGAACGCCGGTGGGAGAATCCCTGCCGCCGGTGGATTTCCGGGTGGCCACGACCCGTGGCACGAATGCTCTGTTGGAGAGGAAGGGAGCACGGCTCGCCTTTTTCACGACCAAAGGATTTCACGATCTGCTGGTGATCCGGGACCAGCGGCGCGCGCGCTTGTTCTCCCTGGAGCAGCCGGAGCCGGAGGTGCTGGCGTCCTTCACCGCGGCGATCCCCGCGCGCATGAGCGCGGGAGGTGAAGTGGTGACGCCCTTGGATGAGGCGAGCCTGCGGCAAGCTGCTGGCGAGCCTCTAAAATCCGGCTGCACCGTGGCGGCGGTGGCCCTGCTGCACGCATGGAAGAATCCGGCGCAGGAACAGCGTGCCGGGGAGATCCTGCGTGAGGCGGGCTTTCGGCACGTGGTTCTCTCCGCAGACATCGCGCCGCTGATCCGCCTTCTGCCGCGGGCGGAGACGGCCGTGGCGGAGGCTTTCCTCACGCCGGTGATGGAGCATTTCGTCAGCCGGGTGGCCGGAGCTCTGGAGGACAGCGAGCCATGGCTGATGACCAGTGCGGGCGGCTTGGTGTCTGCCAGCCGTTTCCGACCGAAGGACTCGCTGCTATCCGGTCCGGCGGGCGGTCTGGTGGGTGCTGCGGAACTGGCGCGGGCGGCGGGTTTTCCTCGCGTGCTCACTTTCGATATGGGCGGCACCAGCACGGATGTGGCGCGGATCGACGGCCCTTTCCAATGGCGGCAGGAGCAGGAGATCGGGCCAGCGCGAGTCTTCGCTCCGGCCCTGAAGATCGAGACGGTGGCGGCGGGCGGCGGCTCGATCTGCAAGTGGCGGAACGGGCGGTTGGAAGTCGGCCCAGAAAGCGCCGGTGCCGATCCCGGCCCGGCCTGCTACGGTCGCGGCGGGCCGCTGACCCTGACCGATGTGAATTTGCTGTCGGGTTTCATGGATGCGGGCAAGGCGGGGATCCCGCTCGATCTGGCTGCGGCGGAGAATCGGCTGCAAGAGCTGCTTGCCGAGATGGCAGGGGCCGGTGAATCGGCCTCGCGTGATGGTCTGCTTGCGGGCCTGCGCGATATCGCCGTGGAGACCATGGCGGAAGCGATCCGCGGTGTGAGCGTGCGCGAGGGGTGCGCTCCAGAGGACTTCGCGCTGCTGGCTTTCGGCGGGGCCGGGCCGCAGCATGCCTGTGCGGTGGCAGAGAAGCTCGGCGTGCGCTCGGTGCTCATTCCTGCGGATGCCGGGCTTTTGAGTGCCTGGGGGCTTGAGCGGGCGCGGCGGCAGGAGCAGCGCGTGCGACAGGTGTTGAGACCTTTGGATGCGGCTTCTTGTGAAGTCATCTGGAGAGAGCTTGCCGAAGAAGCGGCAGAGGGTTTGACGCGTCCCGTGTTCCGCTGGCTGGCGGATCTCCGCTTGGTGGGACAAGATACGGCACTCGTCGTAGAAGCCGGTGACGTGGACGAGTCTGCGGAGCAACTCCGGGAGAAGTTCGCGGCGGAGTATCGTCTTCTCTACGGCTATGCTCCTCCCGTCGGCAAGGCGGTGGAACTGGTGTCGCTCCGTGTGGTGGCGGAGGAGGGGCAGACGGCGCAGGTTCGGGAGGATTTCCCCAGCGAAGTCACCGTGGGACCGCTCCTATTGCAGGATCGTTTCTCCACCTGTGTGATTCCCGCGGGGTGGCAGATGAGGAGGGGGACGAAAGGAACGCTTTTGTTAGGGCGGGAAAGGGAGCTCCCTCAGTCCTCCCCGGATGCACTGATGCCTGCGGCCGTGAGAGCAGGGCTCTTCCGCAGCCGCTTCGAGGGAATCGTGAGCGCCATGGGTGAACTCCTGCGCCGCACCGCGCTCTCCACGAATGTGAAGGAGCGGCTCGATTTTTCCTGCGCCTTGCTCGATGGGGAGGGTCGCTTGGTCGCAAGCGCCCCGCACGTGCCCGTGCATCTCGGAGCGCTCGGCGTCTGCGTGAGGGAAGTGCTGAAGGTGCTCGATCCCGGGCCGGGCGATGTGATCGTGACGAATCACCCGGCCTTCGGTGGCTCGCATTTGCCGGACGTCACGGTGATCGCGCCGGTCTTCGATGCCGATGGTCAGCGTGTCGCTTTCGTGGCAAACCGCGCGCACCATGCCGAGATCGGCGGCAAGGCACCGGGCTCGATGCCAGCGAATGCGCGCTCGTTAGCAGAGGAGGGCGTGGTCATCGCGCCGCGCCTGCTGGTGGCCGCTGAGGTGCCTCGCTTCGATGAAGTGGAGGTGTTGCTGCGGGATGCCCCGTGGCCCTCGCGCAGGATCGGGGATAACCTCGCCGACCTCGAAGCTCAGCTTGCCTCCGTGCATCACGGCGGGGAGGCGATTGCCCGCCTCGTTTCCGAACACGGCGGCGAGGTGGTGAGTGCCGAGCTCTTCGGTATCCTCGCCCGTTCCAGCGCACTCATGAACGAGCGCCTGCAAACATCCGGCATCGATCGGGAAGCGGCATCAGCCTTCGACGACGGCACGCCTCTTCGGGTTTCAGTTCACGCGGGTGAAGGGAAGATGCGTATCGACTTCAGCGGCACCGGTGCGGTGCACCCGCGCAACCTGAATGCCACGCCCGCCATCATACGCAGCGTGGTGCTGTATGTCCTGCGCCTCTGGATCGGTGAGGACGTGCCCTTGAACGAAGGACTGCTGGAAGCCGTCGAGATTATCATTCCGCCCGGTTTGCTGTCGCCCGATTTCGGGGACGATCCGAATGCGGCTCCCGCGGTAGTCGGCGGAAATGTGGAAACCAGCCAGCGGCTTACCGATCTCCTGCTGGAAGCGCTCGGGCTGGCGGCGAACGGACCGGGCACCATGAACAACTTCCTCTTCGGCGACGACAGGGGCGGTTACTACGAGACCATCGCGGGCGGCTCGGGTGCGGGACCGGAACACAAGGGCGCTTCCGGTCGGCACGTCCACATGACGAACACGGCGATCACCGATCCCGAGATTCTGGAGCACCGCTTCCCGGTGCGCCTGTGGAAGTACGAGATTCGCCGTAGTTCCGGCGGCACGGGGGGCAATCCCGGAGGGGACGGCGTGGTCCGCGAGGTGGAGTTCCTGAAGCCCCAGACCGTTTCTTTCCTGACGGAGCGGCGTCTTTCCGGTCCCGCGGGCATGCGGGGTGGCGGTGATGGCCAAGCAGGAAAGCAGACAAGGATTTTTCCGGAGGGAGGCGAAGAGGTCCTGGCCGGCGCGGTGACCTATCGGGCGGAAGCCGGGGAGCGGGTGAGGATCGAGACTCCAGGAGGCGGGGCTTGGGGATCGGGAAGTCTCTGA
- a CDS encoding HEAT repeat domain-containing protein, translating to MKKLLIILGLAIWVILMVLMPPEAPAEAKPVAIPAVSESAKSGSRRPAGDAIEKPNGRPKVRMAAEDHREEVRGVIDAAVVTYSPEGVKAIRPYLGDADPEIRSMAREGMVQLGEPDAIPLLREAAVGLKDQSEIASLHEAADLLALPAWSSSEEAATVIAEIMDDTSR from the coding sequence ATGAAAAAGCTTCTCATCATTCTCGGCCTCGCGATCTGGGTCATCCTCATGGTCCTGATGCCGCCCGAGGCTCCCGCCGAGGCGAAGCCGGTGGCGATCCCCGCCGTTTCGGAATCGGCCAAGTCCGGGTCACGCCGTCCTGCCGGGGACGCGATCGAGAAGCCGAATGGCCGTCCGAAGGTGCGCATGGCCGCGGAAGACCACCGTGAGGAAGTCCGCGGGGTCATTGATGCCGCCGTAGTGACCTATTCCCCGGAAGGGGTGAAGGCCATCCGTCCTTATCTTGGCGACGCCGATCCGGAAATCCGGAGCATGGCGCGGGAGGGGATGGTGCAGCTCGGCGAGCCGGATGCCATCCCGCTGCTGCGCGAGGCCGCCGTGGGACTAAAGGATCAATCCGAGATCGCCTCCTTGCACGAGGCGGCCGATCTGCTTGCCTTGCCGGCGTGGTCGAGTTCGGAGGAAGCGGCGACGGTCATTGCCGAGATCATGGACGACACCAGCAGGTGA